A window of the Cucurbita pepo subsp. pepo cultivar mu-cu-16 chromosome LG01, ASM280686v2, whole genome shotgun sequence genome harbors these coding sequences:
- the LOC111792723 gene encoding TBC1 domain family member 8B-like — MKAASQAANHVVAFDHKRDTYGFAVRPQHVQRYREYANIYKEEEEERSERWKSFLDRQSESAQLLVNDLSVENDKKASHVEVVKEELDSSIEEGTKGEDPNSHDSDFDSSNIAQNANGLKNEDVLSAKGTKSHKIQIWTEIRPSLRAIEDMMSVRVKKKKDLSNNNHDTGTRKLFSAIEESKSPRGVSEEDSEDEFYDVEKSDPAQEAPSSDSVNSHVVGIPAFLLPVESSFPWTEELEVLVRGGVPMAIRGELWQAFVGVRARRVENYYTDLLASETISENNVENPSLQSDSCSNGSSADSVCITEKWKGQIEKDLPRTFPGHPALDVDGRNALRRLLTAYARHNPSVGYCQAMNFFAGLLLLLMPEENAFWTLMGIIDDYFDGYYSEEMIESQVDQLVFEELVRERFPKMVNHLDYLGVQVAWVTGPWFLSIFMNMLPWESVLRVWDVLLFEGNRVMLFRTALALMELYGPALVTTKDAGDAVTLLQSLAGSTFDSSQLVLTACMGFQNVNETRLRELRTKHRPAVVTAIEERSKGLRAWKDSQGLASKLYIFKHDSKSTITETKNSSQINGDLSRSESGSTNADEILISLAGEDEVDAVSNLQDQVVWLKVELCKLLEEKRSAILRAEELETALMEMVTQDNRRQLSARVEQLEQEVAELQQALADKQEQETAMLQVLMRVEQEQKLTEDARRFAEQDSTAQRYAAQMLQEKYEEAIVALAEMEKRAVMAESMLEATLQYQSGQLRAQPSPRSVHSSPRSLPSDSSLRSSQDSAQDFPARKVGLLGRPFGFGWRDKNKGKPSNLEDPNDGSKTTEEETTIQKKTTEEEAQNPGVEEKLTNVLHDKE; from the exons ATGAAGGCTGCCAGCCAAGCTGCAAATCATGTCGTCGCCTTCGATCACAAGAG GGACACATACGGGTTTGCTGTGAGACCTCAGCATGTACAAAGATACCGTGAATATGCCAATATCTATAAG gaggaagaggaagaaagatcAGAAAGATGGAAGTCTTTCCTGGATCGTCAATCAGAGTCTGCTCAATTACTTGTTAATGATTTATCAGtggaaaatgataaaaaggCATCGCATGTAGAAGTTGTCAAGGAGGAATTAGATTCTAGTATAGAGGAGGGCACTAAAGGAGAAGATCCAAACAGCCATGATTCTGATTTTGACAGTAGCAATATCGCTCAGAATGCAAATGGCTTGAAAAATGAAGACGTACTGTCAGCAAAGGGGACAAAATCTCACAAGATCCAAATATGGACTGAAATTAGACCATCACTTCGAGCAATTGAAGACATGATGAGTGTTCgtgtaaagaaaaagaaagatttatcaaataataatcatgACACTGGAACCAGAAAGCTGTTTTCTGCTATAGAAGAGTCTAAATCACCACGTGGAGTGTCTGAGGAAGACTCTGAGGATGAGTTTTATGATGTGGAAAAGTCTGATCCAGCACAGGAGGCTCCTTCAAGTGACAGTGTCAATAGCCATGTGGTGGGGATTCCGGCTTTTTTGTTGCCTGTCGAATCTTCATTTCCATGGACAGAGGAGCTTGAGGTCCTTGTGAGAGGTGGGGTACCAATGGCTATTCGGGGCGAG CTTTGGCAGGCTTTTGTGGGTGTTAGAGCAAGGAGAGTTGAAAATTATTACACAGATCTCCTAGCCTCGGAAACTATTTCTGAGAACAACGTGGAAAATCCTAGTCTTCAATCAGACAGCTGCAGCAACGGATCATCTGCTGACTCTGTGTGTATAACTGAGAAATGGAAAGGGCAAATTGAAAAG GATTTGCCTCGTACTTTTCCTGGTCATCCTGCTTTGGATGTGGATGGTAGAAATGCATTAAGGCGTTTGCTGACTGCATATGCTCGTCATAATCCCTCTGTTGGTTATTGTCag GCCATGAATTTCTTCGCTGGCTTATTATTGCTTCTCATGCCCGAAGAAAATGCTTTTTG GACCTTAATGGGAATTATCGATGACTATTTTGATGGGTATTACTCCGAGGAAATGATTGAATCTCAA GTAGATCAACTTGTATTTGAGGAGTTGGTGCGTGAGAGATTTCCTAAAATGG TCAATCATCTAGATTACCTCGGAGTGCAGGTGGCATGGGTTACTGGGCCGTGGTTCCTATCCATATTTATGAACATGCTGCCATGGGAAAGTG TTCTTCGAGTTTGGgatgttcttctttttgaagGAAACCGTGTCATGCTTTTCAGAACAGCACTTGCACTCATGGAGCTATATG GCCCTGCTTTGGTTACTACAAAGGATGCTGGAGATGCTGTGACTTTGCTGCAGTCACTTGCTGGCTCAACATTTGACAGCAGCCAACTTGTATTGACTGCTTGTATGGGTTTCCAAAATGTTAATGAAACTAGATTAAGAGAGCTGAGAACTAAACACAGACCAGCTGTAGTCACTGCTATTGAGGAAAGATCTAAGGGGCTTCGTGCTTGGAAGGATTCTCAGGGTTTAGCTTCTAagctttatatttttaaacatgatTCGAAATCAACTATTACAGAAACAAAGAACAGTTCCCaaataaatggtgatttgtcgCGTTCAGAGTCAGGGTCCACCAATGCCGATGAAATTCTTATTTCATTGGCTGGGGAAGATGAGGTTGATGCTGTTTCCAATCTTCAAGATCAG GTAGTGTGGTTAAAGGTTGAATTGTGTAAATTGTTGGAGGAGAAGCGATCTGCTATTTTAAG AGCGGAGGAACTGGAGACTGCTTTGATGGAGATGGTTACGCAGGATAATCGTCGGCAGTTGAGTGCTAGG GTTGAGCAATTGGAACAAGAGGTTGCTGAGCTGCAACAGGCTCTTGCCGATAAACAGGAACAGGAAACTGCAATGCTTCAG GTCTTGATGCGGGTTGAACAAGAGCAAAAACTCACTGAAGATGCACGAAGATTTGCTGAACAAGACTCTACCGCACAAAGATATGCAGCTCAAATGCTTCAG GAAAAATACGAAGAGGCTATTGTTGCACTTGCAGAAATGGAGAAGAGAGCAGTTATGGCAGAATCAATGCTGGAGGCAACCTTACAGTACCAATCTGGCCAACTCAGAGCACAGCCTTCCCCCAGATCTGTGCATTCTTCTCCCAG ATCTTTGCCATCGGACTCTTCATTACGAAGCAGCCAGGATTCAGCACAGGACTTCCCTGCAAGAAAAGTAGGTTTGCTTGGTCGACCATTTGGGTTTGGCTGGCGTGATAAAAACAAG GGAAAACCATCCAATCTTGAGGACCCAAATGATGGAAGCAAGACTACCGAGGAGGAAACTACAATCCAGAAAAAAACTACTGAAGAAGAGGCGCAAAATCCAGGCGTTGAGGAGAAACTCACCAACGTCCTCCACGACAAGGAGTAA
- the LOC111778361 gene encoding probable serine/threonine-protein kinase PBL7 isoform X1: MGWFLCSGSSNKKEKKQQIRKEDDLIPSTSEKLMVKGSFNGKNEALKDGSSDQISAQTITFSFRELAAATKYFRADCLLGEGGFGQVYKGRLESINQVVAIKQLDRNGLQGNREFLVEVLMLSLLHHPNLVNLIGYCADGDQRLLVYEYMPLGSLEDHLHDLPPDKKRLDWNTRMKIAAGAAKGLEYLHDKANPPVIYRDLKCSNILLGEDYHPKLSDFGLAKLGPVGDNTHVSTRVMGTYGYCAPEYAMTGQLTLKSDVYSFGVVLLEIITGRKAIDNSRAAGEHNLVAWAHPLFKDRRKFWQMADPLLQGQYPVRGLYQALAVAAMCVQEQPHMRPLIADVVTALTYLASQKFDPEPQTVQNTHSSSSTPRSSRREL; the protein is encoded by the exons ATGGGATGGTTTCTCTGTTCTGGAAGTTCAAataagaaggagaagaagcaGCAGATTCGCAAGGAAGACGATCTGATCCCATCAACTTCAG AAAAATTGATGGTAAAGGGGTCGTTTAATGGGAAGAACGAGGCTCTAAAAGATGGAAGTTCTGATCAGATTTCAGCACAAACAATTACATTCTCATTCCGAGAGTTGGCTGCTGCAACAAAGTATTTTAGAGCAGACTGTCTTTTAGGTGAAGGAGGTTTCGGTCAAGTATATAAAGGACGACTGGAGAGCATAAATCAG GTAGTTGCCATCAAGCAACTTGATCGAAATGGGCTACAAGGAAACAGGGAGTTCCTCGTTGAAGTACTAATGTTAAGCCTACTCCATCATCCAAATCTTGTTAATTTAATTGGCTATTGTGCGGATGGTGATCAGAGACTTTTGGTTTATGAATACATGCCATTGGGATCTTTGGAAGACCATCTACATG ATCTTCCACCCGATAAAAAACGACTTGACTGGAATACAAGAATGAAAATAGCTGCTGGTGCTGCAAAGGGCTTAGAGTATTTACATGACAAAGCTAACCCCCCAGTTATATATCGTGATCTGAAATGCTCTAACATCCTGCTCGGTGAAGATTACCATCCCAAGTTATCCGATTTTGGCTTAGCAAAATTAGGCCCCGTGGGGGATAACACTCATGTGTCCACAAGAGTGATGGGAACTTATGGATACTGTGCTCCTGAGTATGCAATGACTGGCCAGCTCACTTTAAAATCAGATGTTTATAGCTTTGGAGTCGTTCTACTTGAAATTATTACTGGCAGAAAAGCGATCGACAATTCAAGAGCCGCAGGGGAACATAATTTGGTAGCATGG GCACATCCCTTATTTAAAGACAGAAGGAAATTTTGGCAGATGGCTGATCCATTGCTCCAAGGACAGTACCCAGTCAGAGGCTTATACCAAGCTCTTGCAGTAGCTGCAATGTGTGTTCAGGAACAGCCTCATATGCGACCCCTTATTGCCGATGTCGTCACAGCCCTGACATACCTTGCCTCCCAAAAATTCGATCCCGAACCCCAGACAGTTCAAAACACTCACAGTAGCTCGTCCACGCCTAGATCTTCTAGAAGAGAACTGTGA
- the LOC111778361 gene encoding serine/threonine-protein kinase PBL27-like isoform X2, which produces MVKGSFNGKNEALKDGSSDQISAQTITFSFRELAAATKYFRADCLLGEGGFGQVYKGRLESINQVVAIKQLDRNGLQGNREFLVEVLMLSLLHHPNLVNLIGYCADGDQRLLVYEYMPLGSLEDHLHDLPPDKKRLDWNTRMKIAAGAAKGLEYLHDKANPPVIYRDLKCSNILLGEDYHPKLSDFGLAKLGPVGDNTHVSTRVMGTYGYCAPEYAMTGQLTLKSDVYSFGVVLLEIITGRKAIDNSRAAGEHNLVAWAHPLFKDRRKFWQMADPLLQGQYPVRGLYQALAVAAMCVQEQPHMRPLIADVVTALTYLASQKFDPEPQTVQNTHSSSSTPRSSRREL; this is translated from the exons ATGGTAAAGGGGTCGTTTAATGGGAAGAACGAGGCTCTAAAAGATGGAAGTTCTGATCAGATTTCAGCACAAACAATTACATTCTCATTCCGAGAGTTGGCTGCTGCAACAAAGTATTTTAGAGCAGACTGTCTTTTAGGTGAAGGAGGTTTCGGTCAAGTATATAAAGGACGACTGGAGAGCATAAATCAG GTAGTTGCCATCAAGCAACTTGATCGAAATGGGCTACAAGGAAACAGGGAGTTCCTCGTTGAAGTACTAATGTTAAGCCTACTCCATCATCCAAATCTTGTTAATTTAATTGGCTATTGTGCGGATGGTGATCAGAGACTTTTGGTTTATGAATACATGCCATTGGGATCTTTGGAAGACCATCTACATG ATCTTCCACCCGATAAAAAACGACTTGACTGGAATACAAGAATGAAAATAGCTGCTGGTGCTGCAAAGGGCTTAGAGTATTTACATGACAAAGCTAACCCCCCAGTTATATATCGTGATCTGAAATGCTCTAACATCCTGCTCGGTGAAGATTACCATCCCAAGTTATCCGATTTTGGCTTAGCAAAATTAGGCCCCGTGGGGGATAACACTCATGTGTCCACAAGAGTGATGGGAACTTATGGATACTGTGCTCCTGAGTATGCAATGACTGGCCAGCTCACTTTAAAATCAGATGTTTATAGCTTTGGAGTCGTTCTACTTGAAATTATTACTGGCAGAAAAGCGATCGACAATTCAAGAGCCGCAGGGGAACATAATTTGGTAGCATGG GCACATCCCTTATTTAAAGACAGAAGGAAATTTTGGCAGATGGCTGATCCATTGCTCCAAGGACAGTACCCAGTCAGAGGCTTATACCAAGCTCTTGCAGTAGCTGCAATGTGTGTTCAGGAACAGCCTCATATGCGACCCCTTATTGCCGATGTCGTCACAGCCCTGACATACCTTGCCTCCCAAAAATTCGATCCCGAACCCCAGACAGTTCAAAACACTCACAGTAGCTCGTCCACGCCTAGATCTTCTAGAAGAGAACTGTGA
- the LOC111781759 gene encoding probable adenylate kinase 6, chloroplastic, whose amino-acid sequence MAPLYRFAGARAAATTFSSSMFCRYALLKAFSSSSSSSSSLKSEVDLKSSMLSGNSAPSRGDRPTDRNVKWVFLGCPGVGKGTYASRLSSLLGVPHIATGDLVREELSSSGPLASQLAEIVRQGKLVSDEIIFDLLSKRLKTGEAKGESGFLLDGFPRTIRQAEIMEGVTDIDLVINLKLREEALLAKCLGRRICSECGGNYNVSCIDIKDKEGRPELYMAPLLPPPNCASKLITRSDDTEEVVKERLRIYKETTQPVEEYYRRRGKLLEFELPGGIPESWPKLLQALNLEDLNHKQSAAA is encoded by the exons ATGGCGCCACTCTACCGCTTTGCCGGAGCGAGGGCGGCGGCGACGACCTTCTCTTCCTCCATGTTTTGCCGTTATGCTCTGTTGAAagccttttcttcttcttcttcttcttcttcttctttgaagtCTGAAGTAGACCTCAAATCGTCGATGCTGAGTGGGAACTCTGCACCTTCGCGTGGTGATCGTCCCACGGATAGGAATGTGAAGTGGGTTTTTTTGGGGTGTCCTGGGGTTGGGAAAGGAACTTATGCGTCTCGGCTCTCCAGTTTGCTTGGTGTTCCTCATATCGCCACCGGTGATCTCGTCCGTGAGGAGCTCTCTTCCTCTGGTCCTCTCGCTTCtcag CTTGCAGAGATTGTTAGACAAGGAAAATTGGTTTCAGATGAAAtcatatttgatttattatccAAACGTCTTAAAACTGGTGAAGCTAAGGGTGAATCTGGGTTCCTTCTTGATGGCTTCCCTCGAACTATTAGACAAGCG gaaATAATGGAGGGGGTGACTGATATTGATTTGGTGATTAATCTAAAGCTGCGAGAAGAAGCACTGCTCGCGAAATGCCTTGGTAGGAGAATATGCAGTGAGTGTGGAGGAAATTATAACGTTTCCTGTATCGACATCAAGGATAAGGAAGGCAGACCTGAATTATATATGGCTccccttcttcctcctcctaaCTGTGCATCTAAACTTATCACACGATCAGATGATACTGAAGAAGTTGTTAAGGAACGTCTCCGAATATATAAAGAAACG ACCCAACCTGTCGAGGAGTACTACCGTAGACGCGGGAAGCTATTAGAGTTTGAACTTCCAGGAGGAATTCCGGAATCCTGGCCGAAGTTGCTTCAGGCACTTAACCTGGAGGACCTCAACCACAAACAATCAGCTGCAGCCTGA
- the LOC111787680 gene encoding 50S ribosomal protein L10, chloroplastic has translation MEASLLSFPSFKTPSSSQILTLNRPTNPLSFSPLRHSTNQGRHYRCLKVSGAISRTKKEETVETVKEQLDKCYLLAGIKYKGFTVKQFQELRRSLPETSKLIVAKNTLVLKAIEGTSWEALKPCMKGMNVWLFVHSEEIPAAIKPYRDFQKEKKLEDNDFTGAVFEGKYYGPDDFKTLETMPSRAEVYAKMLGLLKGPASSLVGTLQAPARDVLMVLKAYVQKLEEQGGGGGQ, from the coding sequence ATGGAAGCCTCTCTTCTAAGCTTTCCCTCATTCAAaaccccttcttcttctcaaattttaaCCCTAAATCGTCCCACAAACCCATTATCCTTCTCTCCCCTCCGCCATTCCACCAATCAAGGCCGCCATTATCGCTGTCTCAAGGTCTCCGGCGCTATTTCTCGCaccaagaaagaagaaaccGTTGAAACAGTCAAGGAGCAGCTCGATAAATGCTATCTATTAGCCGGAATCAAGTACAAAGGCTTCACCGTCAAGCAATTTCAAGAACTTCGTCGATCTCTCCCTGAAACCTCGAAACTTATTGTCGCCAAAAACACGCTTGTTCTTAAAGCTATTGAAGGGACTTCTTGGGAAGCCCTAAAGCCGTGCATGAAGGGCATGAATGTTTGGCTATTTGTCCACTCCGAGGAAATTCCTGCCGCAATTAAGCCCTACAGGGATTTCCAGAAGGAGAAAAAGCTCGAGGATAATGATTTCACCGGAGCGGTTTTCGAGGGGAAATATTACGGGCCGGATGATTTCAAGACGTTAGAGACAATGCCGTCGAGAGCGGAGGTTTATGCCAAAATGTTGGGTCTGTTGAAGGGTCCGGCATCGAGCTTGGTCGGAACATTACAGGCCCCGGCAAGGGACGTGCTGATGGTTTTAAAGGCCTACGTGCAGAAATTGGAGGAGCaaggcggcggcggtgggCAGTAA
- the LOC111776539 gene encoding zinc finger CCCH domain-containing protein 11-like → MPPKQAKADLAKKQKVVEDKTFGLKNKNKSKNVQKYVQNLKQAVQPKVDPKVAAKKKKEEEKAKEKELNDLFKIAVSQPKVPVGVDPKSIVCEYFKVGQCTKGFKCKFSHDLNVQRKGEKIDIYSDKRDEETMEDWDQETLEKVVESKKNEYKLNKPTEIVCKYFLEAVEKKQYGWFWVCPNGGKDCHYRHALPPGYILKSQMKELLEEESQKIAIEEEIENERAKVKTTTPITPELFFQWKKKKMDERDAGLAAQQAERAKNDRMSGRELFLANASLFVDDAEAYEKYQREEPEADDEQKAKDNSTGRPTTSTSAVDDSEDVLLDDDDDDELDLDELNELEASLSRTSIQIREPGIEPS, encoded by the exons ATGCCGCCGAAGCAAGCGAAGGCCGACTTAGCGAAGAAGCAGAAGGTCGTTGAGGACAAGACGTTTGGTctgaagaacaagaataaGAGCAAAAACGTTCAGAAATATGTTCAGAATCTCAAGCAAGCTGTCCAGCCAAAAGTCGACCCGAAAGTAGCTGCCAAG aaaaagaaggaggaagaaaaagcTAAAGAGAAGGAGTTGAATGACTTGTTTAAGATTGCCGTTAGTCAGCCAAAAGTACCCGTTG GTGTTGATCCCAAGTCCATAGTTTGTGAGTATTTTAAAGTGGGGCAATGTACGAAAGGTTTTAAATGCAAGTTTTCTCATGATTTGAATGTCCAGAGGAAGGGTGAAAAGATTGATATTTATAGCGATAAGCGTGATGAAG AAACGATGGAGGATTGGGATCAAGAAACATTGGAGAAGGTCGTCGaatcaaagaagaatgagTATAAACTCAATAAACCAACTGAGATT GTCTGCAAGTATTTTCTGGAGGCAGTAGAAAAGAAGCAGTATGGCTGGTTCTGGGTGTGTCCTAATGGTGGAAAAGATTGCCACTATAGACATGCTCTTCCTCCAGGATATATTTTGAAGTCACAAATGAAGGAACTGCTCGAAGAGGAGAGTCAAAAGATTGCCATAGAGGAAGAGATTGAGAATGAG CGTGCAAAAGTTAAAACCACTACTCCCATTACTCCGGAGCTTTTCTttcaatggaagaagaaaaagatggaTGAAAGAGATGCTGGTTTGGCCGCACAACAAGCAGAGAGAGCTAAGAATGACCGCATGAG TGGTCGGGAGTTGTTTCTTGCAAATGCAAGCTTGTTTGTGGATGACGCCGAGGCGTATGAAAAATATCAGCGAGAAGAACCTGAAGCTGACGATGAACAAAAG GCCAAGGATAATTCAACGGGTAGACCCACTACCTCAACAAGTGCTGTGGATGATTCTGAGGATGTTCTCTTGgatgatgacgacgacgacgaacTAGACCTTGACGAGCTGAACGAGCTCGAGGCAAGTTTATCTAGAACGTCAATTCAGATCCGGGAGCCAGGTATCGAGCCCTCTTGA